A single Brevundimonas sp. SL130 DNA region contains:
- a CDS encoding DUF6491 family protein, producing MRNLSLTLVASTAVSLWLSACAPGATTVAAAEGQTSTARCFRTDAIRNFRVDGQTDLYIRSLRDDVFLINTAGGCFDLDSASSIAVTPTIGGSDNICVGDSVRVIVPGSSFGSGACRAFVTKSLNADEITALPSRARP from the coding sequence ATGCGGAATCTGTCTTTGACCTTGGTCGCCTCCACCGCCGTCAGCCTCTGGCTTTCGGCCTGCGCGCCCGGTGCGACCACTGTGGCCGCAGCGGAAGGCCAGACCTCGACGGCACGCTGTTTCCGCACCGACGCCATCCGCAACTTCCGCGTCGACGGACAGACAGACCTCTATATCCGCTCGCTGCGCGACGATGTCTTCCTGATCAACACCGCCGGCGGGTGTTTCGATCTCGATTCCGCCAGCTCGATCGCCGTGACCCCGACAATCGGCGGATCGGACAACATCTGCGTCGGCGATTCTGTACGCGTCATCGTGCCGGGCTCTTCGTTCGGGTCGGGCGCATGCCGCGCCTTCGTGACCAAGTCGTTGAACGCCGACGAGATCACCGCCCTGCCGAGTCGCGCTCGCCCCTGA